One Mastomys coucha isolate ucsf_1 unplaced genomic scaffold, UCSF_Mcou_1 pScaffold7, whole genome shotgun sequence genomic window, ACAtgacaccagaaaagaaagaaaatacaaagcagaAGCCCAAACAGAGGTTGTAATTTGGAACAAAACTATGTCTAGAAGAAATGGAATATCATTGTTAACTATTGAAATGGAATGTCATTGAATCAGAAAAAAAGCTCGTGTTTTCCCATTTGGGGACATACACTGAGGACCATTGATGGGCAGACATGCCAAATAGCTTCCCTAACTCTGCTATCATGAACTGTCCAAATGCTCTCTGAATTGTATGCCCAAAGAATGTGTCCTTTGAAAGATTATTAATTAAGCTAatatcttttccttctctctttccataaTAGGCGTGTTGTCCCATATGGATTGGGAAGCCCTTCCAGGTCCAGGCGTTCCTTGAAAGACTTACTTCCCACAAAGGCCACAGACCACGGAAATAGATGTCAGTGCACTCACCAAAAAGACAAGAAGTGCTGGAATTTCTGCCAAGCAGGAAAAGAACTCAGGTGAATAGAAGCCCCTTTGACTTGTCCAGCCTGCTGGTCTTCTCCCTCTGAGACTGTCTTTCACTTTAGAGAAAAGAGcagagacaacagagaggcaaGGTGAATCTCAACATACCATTGCTAAAATGGTTTTTCCCATCTGTCTTCACAGAGCCCAAAGTACCATGCAGAAAGACTTAAAAGACTCCAAGAAGGGAAAACCCTGTTCCAAGCTGGGAAAGAAGTGTATCTATCAGCAgctggtggaaggaaggaaactaaGAAGGTAAGAGGTTCATAAGGACTGCTAGCCCTGGACACCAGTGCTAATGGCTCCCTATTCCTTCCTAGTGGGAGAAAGGCTTGAATACAGTCACAGAGTCGTCATGGTCTGTGGACTTAAAAGAGCAAAGGGCTCCTCAGATACTGGGGCCTTGAGTGCAGACACCTGCCCACTGTGTCTTAGCACACACTGTTCAGTCTATAGGTGGAGCTTCTACACTAAGAGGCAGCTTTTGCATTTGAGCATATCCAGTCTTTTCTCTtctgaatcttttatttttctgcttgcCTTGAGAAACTAAACATCATGTTGAGGAAAAGACACTTAAAATAGTTATATATGTTACTCAAAAAGTAGTAGTTATTCAAATGGCCAAAGGGAAACAAAGCCATTAGGTAAGGTTGATGAGATTTAGAACATGCTGTTTTTCAGGTTTATTCCATTACTGTTGTTGAAAATTGGAAATTTAAAGAGCTAGGTGTCACTTCGCCTGCTTCCTGTGGCACAGGCTGGATTGGGCAACCCCACAGGGTGGCTACAAGCAGCTTTTTGATGATCTTTCCAAAGTCTAAACTTTTTGAAACTGAGAAAGTGGGGGTGGTTAAAGCACTCTTGTTCAGACCTATCATAGGTTCACTCCTATCTCTAGAAGTGTCTCCAAGAAATCCAGGGTCAAGGCATTCTGGGACCAAAGTGTTCTGAGCCCAGTGTGACTGTGGGGAAGGACTGCTGAGTTGGTTACTTCTCCTGTGTGGGGACAGCCACGCTTAGCTTCCTTCACACCTGCCACCTTGGATTTTCTCTCTGCCAGGTCACAATTGTTGAGCTGACCTGAGGATCAATACCTTTTTGCTACTTTGTCTTCTATTAACCACTAAATTGATAATTGATGCTCCAGTTCTTTATGTGctcctcctgcacacacacacacacacacacacacacacacacacacacacacacagaaattgtACAACTCTTTAAACTGTCACTGAGGACTTGCTCAGGTCTCCTTGTAGGTTCCCTAATTTTCTCTCCATCTACCTGTTAGTTTCCATGCCTTATGTGATTTAGTAGGTGCCAGTGTGCCAGAGGGTagaatgcagaggcagagggTAGGACGAAGCTGCTTAAGCATAGCATTTGGTGCTTAACTCCCATAGACATGCTCATAGGCTTCCCTCTGCAGCACTAAGCATAAACAACAGAGTTTATGCTTATTCACACTAGTCATAGACACTGCTTGAGGATTTATCAAAGGGCACTACATCGCCACAACTGGCGTAAAAGGCTAAGAACTTAAGACTTAGTGTGTTGGTACCAAATTCTAATTTTAGACATTTCTTTAGCCAAGTCATGATTTGTTTCCCTCTCTGTGAgtgtatatttaaataacatCTATTTCATCTTGTCTTGTTTTAATAGGTTGGAGGCCATCAGCAACAGCATCAAGACATCTTTTCGTGTTGCAAAGTTGAAAGCTGAGCTCTATAGAGACCAGAAGTTGATGCACAACCGAGCTCATTGACTACAGAGCTCCCTGGTGTTTTGGAAGCCATCCCTTATATAGCACGAGCCCCATGGCCAACTCTGCACTCTCCATGCTGGCTGGGATCTTAGCAAGAACATCTGTCTGGCTTCTACAGTTTCTTAATCAGACTGGCAGAAGACCAGTATCCTTGTTCCAAACATTCCGAGAAAGGTTGAGGTGTTCCCTAGCCTGTCTTTATCTGCGTCTGCTGGTAGCGAGtgcttttctgccttttcttgcTGTTTGGGAATGACCGTGGACCCCCCAGAGAGCAGAGACACGATGGCATTCTAGAGTGGCATCATCCAGAGAGCCAGGAGATTCCATTGCAGGGCGGAGTTTCTGTAGAAAGTCCTTAGGGAGTGTTCCTGTCTGACTCAGGCGCCTGGCACATTTCAGGGAGAAACTCCAAAGTCCATGCaaaaattttctgaggaatgcaCAAATTGAAAACACACTCGAAGGACAAAcacttgagtttaaaaaaaaaaaaaaaagacaaggactattttttttaagttgtaaaaTGCAAAACTCAAAGCAACTGTTACTACTGTACATTAGGATGTGTTTCATGAATATGAGTCTACCTCACCTTTCTGCACTGTTGTACACATTCTCACCTTTAATTATTGCCTCCCTACACTCTCCCTTCTCCGCTATCCGGGTTCCCAATCCCCTATACTGAATCCTTGCCTCACAGAAATCGAGTCAGAAGTAGGTGAAAAATTTCCATGCTAATCTGCTAGCTCTGATCTATGAGAAAAAGGATGACAGAATCCGGCCCCTGCCCTTGATCTTGGGAAACACAATGGTATAGAGTTGTTTGTGAACATGTTAAAAACCTGGTTGTGCTTTCTAGCAGTAAAAATATGTTCCCGTATGTATTGTAACTGGTTAATGGAAGAGGTTAGATTGAATCTTgatgtacttatttttttatagatatttatattCAAACAATTTATTCCTTATATTTACCATGTTAAATATATGTCTGGGCAGGCCATATTggtctatgtatttttttaaaaaaatatatttctgaatgaAATTGAGAACATGCTTTGTTTTGCCTGTCAAGGTaatgattttagaaaataaatatttttccctaCTGTACTGATTTGTGAATTATTTCTGGAAACCCCAAGTGATAATCCTGAAGGGGAATGGTGAAAAATGGCTCTCTAGGAATGTCAAACTTAGAAAGAAAGCAGGGTGTTGGCTTGATTTAAACAGGAAGCTTgatccatttctttaaaaaatgcttttgtgGCTAATTGACCTTGAAGGTCATAAGGTATGAAGGTAATAGAGAATTAGAAAGAAGATACATgatgtttaataaaatatgcatttgtaCATTAACAAAAAACCAACCCTGCTTTTGGATTGggttaagaaaacacaaaataaaagctTTAAGTCTTGTGTCCCCATGGAGTGCAGCCTCTGCTTCTTGTTACCTGAAGATATCCCCAGGGAGACCATTCATTAGCCTTGCTTCTCCGGCCATTAGGCAGCCTCCAACAGTTTAAGCTGATGGTGTGGTGAGAGGTGCTTTCTCCATAGTACTGGCCAGAGGAAGTGATGGAAAGACGATCCTCCAACACCACAGCTATTCACCATGCAACACGGAGGAGGTTGCCAGTGCCTTTTATTTGCTCAGAGTAAGTATTTTGTTTATTAAGGGACACTGAGAACTGTTTCTTCTTCCAAGCACAGGACTGGCTGAGTGCCCCTGAAGTAGAGTCACCAGGAGCTGATTTAAGACACCATCCctcaccccatacacacacacacacacacacacacacacacacacacacacacacactttcccttcTCTGGCTGGCCAAAAAAACGGTATTGCAAATGGTCCTATCAGCAAAGACTCATGGGAGCTTGATGGATTCCATCACTGCCTTTCTCTAGGAGAGGTTGAAGGGATGCTCAGCATTGAACAAATTAACTCTTGATGATTACTGTTATCCTAACTGAGACATGGTATGTCAAATTGCAGTCTCCTGGCCTGTGTGTCCAACATCCTAGGCAGCTGACTGCAGTTCTTTTTAAGCCCCTGTTAAATCATTAACATTTTGAAGCACTGAAGATATATGAGGAAAGTGTGTGTATGGCTATTTTACTTCACCTAATGAATTGCTTGCCACTGTGTGACTGGCAGTGGCTGCAGGGTGCGGGTGGGGTGGGATAGGGTGAGCACTACCACACGATACTTGGCCTGAACTTGGCTACCACTTCCTATTGAGCAAACTTCAACCTTTTGCCTAAGGATCTCCCTCATCTATTCAGAAAGAGAGAGCGGGAGGGCAGGGGATTTTCCTTCTTCCGTTTTAAGTTTTAAGAACAAGTCTAATGATGAAGATGTCCAGGTGGTACCAAGAAAATGAAGGCCATAGAGAACACCAGTGCAATGCATTTAAGAGGTAGCTGGGATGGGAGAAGCCATTGAATAAAAACAGTTCAGAGAAATGTTACAACTGGAGTGAAGGAGTTGTCATTTTTGATGGGTTAAACTCATGTCCTTTGGCtccatgattgctgcttcagtaaCTGGTGCGAATCAGGTCTTTCTCTTAGATCCCTGAGATCCTCAGGGATTTAGATTAGCAGTTAAagaagctggggggtgggggtgggggttcgcAGGCAGCTCAACTCATTCTTTTCAGACACCCAGAGGAAATGAACTGAGCTCCTAGGATGGTCAGTCAGGTTTCCTCCTGTGTTACCAAAAACCTGCTTTCTAGCAGTGCGCTTGCGGCAGATTTTTCTCTTTACTCTTAAGGGCTTTAATCTCAGGAGAGTAGAGCCTGGGAGGGAAGTGGTGACATTTGGCAGGGGTGCGGGGACAGGATTCGACTAATGAGTACTTCCTTTTCCCCAGGGACTAGCTTCTTTGCTGATGAAAACCATTGGTTTTAATTCCACCTGTGCTTCTCCAGAGCACAGCAGTGAGAGGAATTCTATTCAGCTAGAGTTCCCTTGGAAAGAGACTTGCTAACATCAAATTGCaactttgttggttttgttttgttttgttttgttttgttttgttttgtgaaaagaaagcagagaccCAGAGTGGGGAGTGAACTAAAATCATACAGCAAACAGGGGCTTCTGGAAAGTTGGTAGGCCTGAGCACCACAGAGCCTGCTGGTTCACCTACAGATTTCTGGAGTTCATCTGGAAGAGGTACTCAAGAAGCAAACCTAAAAAGGGGGTCTGGGGGCTGGTAGGGGTGGGAGGGTAAAGCAGTCTTCAGAGAAGCTTTACCTTCCAGAGTCTCAGATAAAGTTAGCTGATCCAGTTGGAGGTGGAGCTCtctggtaaagcatttgcctggCTCCCACCAGCCCTGGGCTGGATTCCTGgcactacagaaaaaaaaatggcagcctGTGGGGTGAGTGAGAGGACCTTGAAGAGGTATATAAGTCTTATTGCATC contains:
- the Edn1 gene encoding endothelin-1, whose translation is MDYFPVIFSLLFVTFQGAPETAVSGAELSPRAENEVQSPTPSTPWRPRRSKRCSCSSLMDKECVYFCHLDIIWVNTPERVVPYGLGSPSRSRRSLKDLLPTKATDHGNRCQCTHQKDKKCWNFCQAGKELRAQSTMQKDLKDSKKGKPCSKLGKKCIYQQLVEGRKLRRLEAISNSIKTSFRVAKLKAELYRDQKLMHNRAH